The bacterium DNA window CACCGTCATAAAACACTGGAGCCCCAGCAGGGAGAAGGAAGCGCGAATGACCCGCTCGGCGGCAGCCTGCGCGATGCCGTAGTCTTCGAGGAAGGAGGCGAGCTCATCGTCTGGAAGCTGGGCGAGTTCCTCCTCGAGCTTGCCGCAGAGAACGATGGGCGCCGCCTCGCCCGAAGCCGGCGACATTCCAAAGGCCTCGGGGTCCGCGCCTACATGGTCCTCTCCCGCGTTGATGACGACGAGAAGCGGCTTGGACGAGAGAAAACCGAAACCCCGGAGCCGCGCTTGGCTCTCGCCAGAAAATTCCACAGCGGATACCGGCTTCCCCTCCTCGAGCGCCCGGCGGATGGACCGGAGCAGTTCCAGCTCCGCGGCCTCGTCCGGGTCCTTCCGCTTTCGGACCTGCTCCTCGAGCCGGTCGGCCCGCCGCTCCACCACCGAAAGATCGCGGATGATGAGTTCGAGCCGTGCGTCCTCGAGGTCGCGCGCCGGATCCACAGTTTGGCGCGGATGGGGGACCCCCGGATCCTCGAACCCCCGGACGGCCAGCAAAAGGGCGTCGGCGCCCTCGAGGGCCGGCGGAATCGCTTCTCCGGCGGAGCGGCTGCTCTCGCTCCCCTCGAGGGCGGGCACATCGGCGAAATTCACAGTCGCGTAGGTCGTTTTTTTGGGACGGAATATCTCGGAGAGCGCGTCTACCCGGGGATCGGCGACGCGCGCCACTCCGAGGTGTACCTGTCCATAGCCGCCCGCCTTCGCGCTTCCCCCGGTGAGGGCGTTGAACAGAGTGGTTTTCCCGCTCGCGGGAAGGCCGATAATTCCGATCTTCAAAACAGCCGATCCTCCGGAAGTGCCACTCGCCCTTAGGCGGAATGCCGAATCGTCACTTTTTCCAAGACCACCGGCTCGAGCGGGCGGTCCATGGGGCCGGTCTCGACCTCGGAAATGGCCATGACGATATCGAGACCCTCGACCACCTTTCCGAAAACCGAATGCCGATCGTCAAGGTGCGGCGTGGGAGCCACTGTGATGAAGAACTGGCTGCCGTTGGTGTTCGGCCCGGCGTTGGCCATCGAGAGGACGCCGGGACCGTCGTGGCGGAGATCGGGGTCGAATTCATCCTCGAAGGAATATCCGGGGCCGCCCATCCCGTTTCCGAGAATGCAGCCTCCCTGGATCATGAAGTCGGGGATCACGCGGTGGAAAATCAGGCCGTCATAATAGGGCTGCGTCGTCGGCTTGCGCGTTTTCGGGTTGGTAAATTCTTTTGTCCCCTGCACGAGACTGACAAAATTTTCGACCGTCTGGGGCACCTTGTCCGGAAAAAGTTCCACCACGAAATCGCCCATATTCGTCTTGAACTCGGCAAAAAGACCAGCGGCAGCACTCATCGCATTTCCTCATCGAGAAGTGGGAGGCGGCCCGGCGCTCAGGGCGCACCGCCATAAAAAAAGGCACCGTCTGGAGCCAGCGCCCAGGAAACGAAGGAGTGTAGGGAAAGACGCACCGAGGGGTCAAGGGAGAGCCCGGGCCGCGGGCCGGTCAAACGCTGGCGCGGACGACCGCCGATCGTTCCATCGCGCCGACATCCATCGCCTGCTGGCGCTGGACGCCGGATTCCATATCGTAGGCACGGGCCTCATCCACGAAGCGCGCGAAGAGATGCTCTGCCCTGTGGCATTCTCCAAAGCCGTAGGCCGCCATGGATTCGGGGTGCCATTGCACGCCCAGAACAAACCGGTGGGAGGGGGATTCGATCGCTTCGATCACGCCGTCGGCGCTTATTGCCACAACGGCCATACCGGGCCCAGGCTCCTTCACCGACTGGTGATGGGCGCTGTTCACATAGTGGTCGCCGGCGCCGATGGTCCCCTCCAGGCAGGAAGGAAAAATTTTCACGGGGTGAAACGTGTATGTGGCTTTCTTCGCGTTCTTGGGACGGTGCGGCAGGGGCGACTTTACCTGATCGTCAATATCCTGGAGCAGGGTTCCGTCCGCGGCCACGTTCATAACCTGCATGCCCCCGCAAATCCCCAGCACCGGAATGTCCCGTGACATGGCGGAGCGGCAAATGGAAAGCTCGAACACCTCACGCTTCACATTGGAAGGTCCGCAGGAGGGGCGCCGTTTTTCTCCATACGTCGCCGGATCCAGATCATGCCCGCCGCCCGAGATGATGAGCGCATCGAGACCGTCGAGCAACGACAGGGTCCCGGCCTCATCGTTCAAAGCAGGAAGGAGCATCGGCACCCCGCCAGCCTGCACCACCGCATCCACATATGCGTCCATCAGGACATGGCGATCGCGCAGGGTCGGCTCTTCCGGAAATTTCCGCTGGCTGAGGTCGCAAGTGATTCCGATACGCGGACGAGGCATGAGGTTACCTCAAGAAAAAGATGGGCGTTCCATCATTCTAAAAGAATGGAACAAAAAAGCCAGCCGCCATAATGAAAAAAGTGAAGCACGTCACAATCCCTCCAATTCGATCCGAAGGAACGGGAGAGGGGGAAGCGAAGCATCTCTGGCACGAAGAGGGCGCCGACTGGACCCGATGCCAGACAGGGTCTTATATTCAGCCCAGGGAGGAAACACATTGAAGTGGATGGTCTTAACGCGTCTCGTCCTGCCGCTTGTGCTGGTGGGAGCCTTGGTGTCCCTGCCTTTCATCTGGATACCCGAAGTGTCTCACCCGGCAAAAGAGCAGACCGGAATCGCATCCACCAGCGGATCTTCCCGCCCGGAAAAAAACAAAAAAAACCGCACTACCCCCTTCCAGCGCATGATGACGCTGGGTTTCGCCCTGATCCTGGTTTCAGTTTCCATCGGGGGGATCATGCTCTACCGCATCACACGGTCGCAAACTGCGAGCTGGCGGCGGCGCTTTGCGCCCCCCAAAAAGAAAGCCGAAAACGTGAATCGCCGCGCTGGGGATGCATGAGGCGAGAAGCTAGCGCTTTTGCCGCCGAGGGTTGTTCGAGGATTTTTTTCGGGATGTGTTTTTCGCTTTCGCCTTGACCCGGGAAGCGGTCTTCTTGCGAGGGGCTTTTTTCTTGACCGACGGGCCGGACGCGCGCGGCGCCTTTGGCTTTGCACGCGAAGCCGATTTTTTCTTGGCCGCCGCCGTTTTCTTCGCCAGCAGCACCTTCTTCTTCGCCGCCATCATTTTCTTCTTTTTCGCCTGCGCCGCTTTATTTTTCTTTCCATCAAGAGCCTTCTTCTTGGCCGCCGCCGCTTTCTTCGCCGCCATCATCTTTTTCTTTTTCGCCAGTGCCGCCCCCTTCTCCTTGGCCGCCGCCGCACGTTTCTTCTCCACAACGGCCTTTTTCTCCGCCGCCACCCGCACACGCTCTTCCTTTTTCTTCTCCGTGGCGAGTTTCCTCGCTTCCATGCTGCTCAAGGCTGACTCACTGCCTTTTCCCGAATCCAAAAACTTGGCCGTCAGCGAAGTGGACTGCGGCTTCGGCTTGCGTCTTCCTGTCATCAGGTGGAAGGCGTAGCCGACCACGGTCTTTCCATCCTCGCTTTTCTCCATCTCCTGCAGCACCATTTCGACGGGGGTGCCGGGCACAAGCATGTCCTCGAATCCCTCCCAGCCCAGGATCACGGAGTTAACCTTGATCCCTTCCTCGAGAAGGATGACGGCGGAAACCCGCGCATCCTCCCCCACGGCCGATCGCGTCACCGTGGCCGAGAGAATCTGCCCTCTCCCGCTGAGATAGGTTTCGCTTGTGCTTCGAGGACAAAACGGGTTGTCGCAGGTGGCCTTCGCCCCGGTTTTGGGGAAAAAATACTCCTCGCACTCCCGGCAAACCGAACCAATGAGGCGGGGCTTCTCGCGCGCACTCCTGGGGATCGTGAATACGTCCCGCATGAAGGGGATCACGTTATCCTTGCTGTTCGGGATGTAGATCTTCGATTTATTGGCCATTTCGGTCATGAAAAATACCGGTGAGCGGGGAACGCGAGAGGGAGGGGGCGGCTCGCCAAAAAAAACGCCCTTTCGACGGGGGAAACCTTCCCGGAACTCGAAAGAGGGCTCGGCCCCTCCTACTTGCAACGCCGCGACGGTATCAGGGGGAGGAAACCATGTCAAGATATATAAAATTGTCTGAAAATAAAAGAGTTATAGGCAACTGGGCAAAAACTTAGCCCTCCGGGTCAGCCTCCTGTCCTACCTGGTGGCGAAGCTGCTCAAGCCTCCGGCGGTTCGCCTCGCAGCGCAGGGAGACGTTTTGAAGCTTCGCGGACATCTGCTTTGTCGCATGAACGGTGGAGTCCCGCTCCTCTCGCAAAAGCCGGTTCACCTCCTGCAACAGTCCCAAAAGCTCTTTCATGGCCTGGTCTCCTGGATGAGGTCAATCAATCTCTCGCGCAGGATTTCCACCAGCAAATCCAGCTGGTTCTTCTCTCTCGGCTCGATGGATATGCGCAATTCCTGTCCGTCGGGGCTGGGAATCAGAAAATATCCATATCGGGCGGGCAAAAACGAAGAAGCGTACTGGCGAAACTCTTGCGCCGAAAACCGGGGAATCGCCTGCTCCAGCAGGTGGATGGGAAACGTCACCTCCACGCGATCATCCAGAAGAGCCAGGTAGACGACCGGAATCTCTCCCTTTTCATCCAGATCGCACATCCAGACGACACTGGTCGGATCATACACCGTTTCCCGGACGAGCGGAAGGAATTGGTGCATCGCGCGGCGGAGCCCCACATAAAGGTTTGTGGCGGGCTTGCGCTTTTCTAGATGGAGGGACGCCTCGGCGCTGGGCGGGAAAGGAAGGGTCGGCCCCTCCTGCCCGAGCCCTTTTTCCAGCCGCTCCAGCGCCTCGACGATTCGATCCAGCCGGCGTCGAATCCCGAAAATAGAAAATGGGAGGATCGCCCAGGCCAGCCAGAGAAAAATGACCAGCGCCGCCAGGATGAGAACCAACGGGTGAACCGACCCACCCGGCATGTTGCCCTGAATGAAATCCACGAACTCACGACCCTCGGAAAGAACACCTGAAGCCCAATCTATCAAAACAACTTCCGGGGGACAATGAATTTCCTCCGGCCTCCCACTGCGCCAATCCGGCCGGGTTGACCGGCCGAATTGGCGCCGCGTATAGTTGAATCTGATACCCCACCAGGAGAGTATGGTTTCATGAAACCCCCTGAAAATGCTGAAACCCCGGCTGCGTTACTAAGGCATCTGCCCTCGGTAGATGAGGTGATGGCCCGCCTCCGGGAAGACGGGGCCAAAGACACACC harbors:
- a CDS encoding DUF933 domain-containing protein, encoding MKIGIIGLPASGKTTLFNALTGGSAKAGGYGQVHLGVARVADPRVDALSEIFRPKKTTYATVNFADVPALEGSESSRSAGEAIPPALEGADALLLAVRGFEDPGVPHPRQTVDPARDLEDARLELIIRDLSVVERRADRLEEQVRKRKDPDEAAELELLRSIRRALEEGKPVSAVEFSGESQARLRGFGFLSSKPLLVVINAGEDHVGADPEAFGMSPASGEAAPIVLCGKLEEELAQLPDDELASFLEDYGIAQAAAERVIRASFSLLGLQCFMTVGEDEVRAWPIREGTSAVRAAGTIHSDLERGFIRAEVISYADFMEAGSMAAARERGSLRLEGKDYLVQDGDILHVRFNV
- a CDS encoding peptidylprolyl isomerase yields the protein MSAAAGLFAEFKTNMGDFVVELFPDKVPQTVENFVSLVQGTKEFTNPKTRKPTTQPYYDGLIFHRVIPDFMIQGGCILGNGMGGPGYSFEDEFDPDLRHDGPGVLSMANAGPNTNGSQFFITVAPTPHLDDRHSVFGKVVEGLDIVMAISEVETGPMDRPLEPVVLEKVTIRHSA
- a CDS encoding gamma-glutamyl-gamma-aminobutyrate hydrolase family protein — translated: MPRPRIGITCDLSQRKFPEEPTLRDRHVLMDAYVDAVVQAGGVPMLLPALNDEAGTLSLLDGLDALIISGGGHDLDPATYGEKRRPSCGPSNVKREVFELSICRSAMSRDIPVLGICGGMQVMNVAADGTLLQDIDDQVKSPLPHRPKNAKKATYTFHPVKIFPSCLEGTIGAGDHYVNSAHHQSVKEPGPGMAVVAISADGVIEAIESPSHRFVLGVQWHPESMAAYGFGECHRAEHLFARFVDEARAYDMESGVQRQQAMDVGAMERSAVVRASV